GGCGGCGGTCGCGGCGGCTTCCTCGCCGGCCGCGGGAGCGGCCACGGCGGCGACCTCTTCCTTAACCTGGGTGACGTGCACCACGATGTGCTCGGCATCGTCGAGGATCTTGAGGTCGGATCCGACCTTCAAGTCTTTGACGTGCACGGCCTGGTTGAGCTCGAGGCCGGTGACGTCCACCTCGATGAACTGAGGGATGTGGGTCGGCAGGGCCTTCACGCTCAGGACGCGCAGCTCATGCTGGAGGATCCCGCCCGAGTTCTTGACCCCGGGGGCCTCGCCCATGATCTGAAGGGGCACCTTGGCCTCGATCTCCTGCGTAAGCAAAATCCTTTGAAAGTCGGCATGGACCAGCCGCTCGGTCACGGGATGGCGCTGGAGCTCCTTGACGATCACGGTCTCCTGCGCCTTGCCCAGCTGAAGATGGAGGATGGCGTTGACTCCGCCTTTCTTGCGCGCGGCCAGCAGCTCCTTCTCCGAGAGAGCCACCTGGACCGGGGGCTTGTCGCCTCCATAGATCACGGCCGGTATCTTGGCCGCGGCCCGCAAGGTGGACAGCTCTCCTTTGGTGTTTTTTCCGTCCCGTTTCTCGACGACTAGCTTAAGCTCTTCCATGGTGTCTTCTCCCAGATGCGGCTACACGAACAGCGCGCTGATCGACTTGCCCTGATGATTGCGCAAAATAGCCTCTCCCATGAGGGAGGCGATGGACAACACCTTGATCTTGCCGCCCTCGAGGTGGTGGACGGGAATGGAGTCGGTGAGGATCATCTCCTCCAAGGCCGACTGCTCCACCAAGTCCCGGGCCGCGCCGGAGAGAACTCCGTGCACGCAAGCCGCGTAGACCTTGAGGGCCCCGGCCTCCCGTATCTTGCCAGCGACCTTGGTGAGGGTGCCGCCCGTGTCCACCATGTCGTCCAAGATGACGCAATTCTTGCCCTTCACGTTCCCGATGATGTTGTAAACCGAGGCCTCGTTGGGCCGGGGCCGGCGCTTGTCGATGATGACGAGGTGGGCGTTCAAGCGCTTGGCGAATGCCCGTGCCCTCTCCACCCCTCCCACGTCCGGAGAGACGATGACGAGGCTGGCGAGCTTCTTCTTGCGGATGTAGTCGAGGAAAACGGGGGCCGCGAACAAATGATCCACGGGGATGTCGAAGAAGCCCTGGATCTGCGAGGCGTGCAGATCCATGGTGATGACGCGGTTGGCCCCGGAGGTCGTGATGAGATTGGCCACGAGCTTGGAGGAGATGGGCACGCGGGGCGCGGTCTTTCTGTCGGCCCGGGCGTAACCGAAGTAGGGAATCACCGCAGTGATGCGCCCGGCCGAGGCCCGGCGCAGGGCATCTATCATGATGAGGAGCTCCATCAGGTTCTCGTTGACCGGCCGGCAGGTCGGCTGCAGCACGTAGCAGTCGAAACCCCTCACGTTCTCGTCTATCTGGACGTTGATCTCCCCATCGGCGAAACGACCCACGTGGGCTTTGCCGCACTCAGCACCCAAGTAGCGGCCGATATCCTCGGCCAAGGGGCGGTTGGCGTTGCCGGAGAAAATCTTAAGCTGCCGGGAGGTCTTGCTAGGCGCGGCGAGGCTTGCCGCGGAGTTGTGCTTCATTCCCATGGATTTCTCCAGAAATTGGGTCTTGGCCATTTCTAAGTCTTGTTGACCTGGCGGGCCCGGGCGATAGCCAGGGCCGCGTCCGGGACGTCCTCCGTTATGGTGGAGCCGGCCCCGATCCGGGCGCCGCGCCCCACCTTGACCGGGGCCACCAGGTTCACGTTGGAGCCCACGAAAGCCTTGGCCGCTATGGTGGTCTTGTGCTTGAGCTTGCCGTCATAATTGCAGGTGATGGTTCCGGCGCCGATGTTGACGTCCTCGTGTATCTCGGCGTCGCCGATGTAGCTCAGATGGTTGACCTTGGAGCCGAAGCCCACCCGAGAGGCCTTGATCTCGGTGAAGTTCCCGATCCGGGCGCGAGGGCCCACCACGGAGTCCGGCCGGATGTTGCTGTAGGGGCCGACCGTGGTCTTCTCGAGAATGCGGCAATTGACCAGCTGGGAAAGGCGAATCTCGCTTTCGTTGCCGATCTGCGCGTGCTCGATGTAGCAGAAAGGACCCACGCGGCAGTGCTTGCCGATCCTGGTCTTGCCCTGGAGGATGGTGAAGGGATGAATGATGGTATCCTGGCCCACCTCCACGTCGGCATCGACGTGGGTGGAGGCAGGGTCGAGCACGGTCACTCCGGAAAGCATCAAGCGCTCCAGGAGCCTGCGGTTCATGACCCTCTCTGCCTGGGCCAGCTGGACGCGGCTGTTGACCCCCAGGACCTCCTCGGAGGTCTGGCTCAAGTAGGCGTTGATCTTGCCGCCCTTGCCGCGGATGAGCTCCATGATGTCGGTCAGGAAATGCTCCTTCTTGGGGCCCTTGGGCCCGATGAGCTTGATCCCCGCCAAGAGGGAATCGAGCTCGAAGCAGTAGGCACCGGAGTTGACCTCGCTGATGCCGAGCTCCTTGTGGCTGGCCACGGATTCCTCGACGATGCGCTGGACGTCTCCCAAGGGCCCTCGCACCACGCGGCCGTAGCCCTTGGGGCTGGCGAGCTTGGCCGTGAGCAAGGTGACCTGGCCTTTCTGCTCCTCATGGCTGCGCACCAGGCCATAGAGGCTCTCGTAGGTCAAAAGGGGAGTGTCGCCGCACAGGACCACTATGGTCTTGAATTTCCTGAGAAAGCCGACCGCCTCGAGCACGGCGTTGCCGCTGCCCAGGGCTTTCTTTTGATGGATGAAGGAGATGGGGCGGTGTATTCCGGTGTCCTTGGATATCTCGGCGACGGCGACCTTGACCCGCTCGGCCTCATGCCCGACCACGACGCCGATCGCCGTGGGCTTCAAGGCGTTGGCCACGCGCAGGACGTAGAAAAGCATGGGGCGGCCGCCGACCTGGTGCAGGACCTTGGGTATGGTGGACTCCATGCGGGTCCCCTCCCCGGCGGCGAGAACCAAGACGGCGAGAGATTTGGCGTTTTTCAGTGGCTGGCTCATAGGTGTCGTAAGGCCCTGTCAAGTAATAATATGATCAATTTGGAGGCCCGAGCTTGAGACGAGTTCGAGGCGCGACGAGGGAGCATAGCGGTAGCTATGTGACCGAGGAGCAACGAAGAAATCGGCCAAGCTCGGGCCTCCCCGTCCCTTTCCAAAATATTGGAAGGGACGGCCCCTTCCAGTATTCTTGGAGAGGGGCCGAAGGGGCCAAGCGTTTTTGGGCTGCGACCGCGTCGCTCGTCGCTCACATACCGCTGTGGGTATGCTCGCTCCTTGCTTCTTGTCTCGCTCCAAAATCGCTTGGCCAAATTGATCATATTATTACTTGACAGGGCCTAAATAAGTTCCCAGGCCTGGACTCGAACCAGGAATAGCGGATTCAAAGTCCGCTGTGTTACCATTACACCACCTGGGAGTCAGAAAGGTTCGCATGATTTGGCCGAGGGAGCTTCTTTTTTGATCTCGGCCTCGTAACAGGCCATGACTTTGTCCTCCAGCAGCTTGCGGAACTCCATGTTGATGGGGTGGGCTATGTCCTTGTAGCTGCCGTCGGAAAGCTTGCGGGAAGGCATGCATAGAATAAGGCCCTTGTTGCCCTCGATGATCTTCATATTCCTGACGACGAAGCAGTTGTCGAAGGTCACCGTGGCGAAAGCCTTCAACTTGTCCTCGTTGCGCAGATGAACTCGGATTTCCGTGATCTCCAAAGTGTCAACCATTACAGCAGGTAAGAAAAACCTTCCAGGGATAACCCTGCAGGCGCTTGAGCAGCCTGGCCCCCTCCTCATGGGAAGAGACGAATCCAAAGACCGAGGACCCGGAGCCGGACATCCTCACCCCCCTGGCCCCGAGCCGGCTCAATATGCGCCGCGCCCTCTCCACATGAGACAAGGCCGGCACCGCCGCCTGTTCCAAACGGTTGAACAGGAGGGATTCCCAGTCTTGCAAAGGCCTTTCCCGCTTGAGACTGCCGATGAGTTTATCAAGATGGGAAAGCCTTGTCAACACGTCGCAACGGGAGGGCTTGGGCAAAGCTTTATAGGACTCGGCCGTGGAAATCCCCACTTCGGGGTAGACCAGGACCATGTAGGGAAGGGGTCCCGCCACCCGGATGGGCTTCAAACGGTCCCCGATTCCCGTGCCCAGGCAAAACGGGGCGGGATGGAGGAAAAAAGGAACGTCGGCCCCGAGGCGCGCGCCCAGGGCCCTGAGCCTGGCCTTCTTGCGCGCGTCGAGTTTGATCTCGAAGAGCTTGGCCAGGCCCAGAAGAGTCCCGGCCGCGTCCGAGGAACCGCCCCCGAGTCCGGCCCCGACCGGGATGCGCTTGACGAGATGGATTTTAACCCCCCGGCCGACCCGGAAGGCGCGCAGGAAAGCCTGGGCCGCCCGCCAGACCAGGTTCTCGGGACCCGCCGAAACCGCGCCGCCCGTCACGTTACGGTCCCCCTCCACGGTGAGCTCGATGCCGGGCCTGGGCCCGATCGAGAGGTCGAGCACGTCGTAGAGGTTGATCTTGGCGAAAAGCGTGGCCAAGCGGTGGTAGCCGTCTGAACGCTTTCCCGTCACTTCGAGGAATAAATTGATCTTAGCGGGGCATTGGACTTTCATGTTCGATATTGGCACTTTCCCAAGAGAGGCTCATGGAAAGACCCTGGCCGCGCACGGTCAGGCGGCGCGGCACCAGGCGGCCCCTCACGAAATCGAACTCGTCCAGGGACAGCTCGTAGCGCCCCTCTTTGGGCTTGACCGAGACCGCGCGCGCCCCCGCTGAATCCAAGACCAGGACATGGCCCGCGGTCTCGACCTCGCGCCTTCTCCAGCCCTTATGGTAGCGCGCCGGCCGCTCCTGGAATAAGGCCCCGGAAAGATAATCGCGCATCAGGTCGAAGGTCTGGGAAGCCGCGTCCAGGACTTCCTCGGACCTCACCCCCTCGAGGTTCAGGGGATCCATGGAGAAGCTGTCGCGACCCGCCCGAATGCGGAAAAGCGGGATGTAGAGGGGGCCGAGGAGGTCCAAGGACAAGTCCTGGCCGCCGCTGAAGGTGATTATGCCCTTGTAAGAAAAAGCCTTGCGCCCGGCCCGGACCTCGAAAGCGCAGAGGGCGCTCAGCCTCGACAGCCCGCCCTGGGCGCGGGAAAGATAATCCAAATAGAAACCGCCCAGCTCTTCAGGGCTGAAGCCTTTCCCAATGGCTTCAGCCCTATCGCCGGCCCGGGCCGCCCCATGAAGCTGGGCCTTCTTGAACGTGAACCAGGCAGAGGGCTTCTGCCCCAGGGCTGAATAGACGGCCCCGAGATGCTCCCAGATATTCTCGTCCTGGGGAAGCTTCTCCAAAGCCTGAAGAAGCTCCCCCAAGGACTGCTGCAGGCGGCCCTGCTTGAAGTGAACCCATCCCAGGGAGTCGAGATACGCGCCGCTCTGGGGCTCCAAGCGCGCGGCTTGCGCCACCAAGGCCTCGGCCTCCTCGAGGCGCAGGCCCCGGTCGGCCAAGGAATACCCCAGGTAGTTGAGCGCGAAAGCGTCATCCGGCTTGCTCTCGAGCAATATCCTAAACTGCTGCTCGGCCCGGGCCACATCCCCGCTTCTCTCCAAAAGCATGCCCAACTGGTAGCGGGCCTCGCGGAAATCGGGTTTGAGCTCCAAGACCTTGCCGAGCATGCGCGCGGCCTTGGACTCCTCCTTGACGTCAATGAGGCCCAGGGCCAGGAAATACGCGACCTGGTCGTTGTTGGGCCAACGGGCCAGGGCCTGCTCGAGCTCGGCCACGGCCTCCTTGAGCCGCCCAGCCTGGGTCAAGTAATAGCCGAGCCTCAGGACCAAGGAGGAGTCATCCTTGAGGGCCTTGCTCGCCTTGACGCAGGAAATCGCCTGGGCATAATCCCCGCGCCTCTCCGCCTCCAGGGCCAGCCAGTGGTTGGCCAGGGGATCTCCCGGCTCCAAGGCCTTGGCCGCCTCGAAGCGGACCTTGGCCTGCGCCCAATCGCCCTTGAGGAAATAGAGCTGGCCCACGTGGTCGATCAAGCCGACGTTCTGGGGCTCGAACTTGAGAATTGCCTGGTACTGCGCCAAGGCCGAGTCCGTGGACTTGCTCGCCTCATAGGCGTGAGCCAAGGCATAGCGCATCGGGATCGAGTCTATGTCGGGATCGAGGGAGATGGCCGTCCTCAAATGCTCCTCGGCTTGAGGTATGCGCCCCACCCCAAGCTCGATCTTGGCGATCTCGAAATGGGCCTCAGGGGCCTGGGCGGGATTCTGCTTGAGGAAGGTCTCTAGCAGGCCCTTGGCCTTCTTGGGATCCTTGGCCGCGATGAGGCTGCCCAAGGAGAAAATGGAGTCGCTGGATTTCGGATCGAGCTTCAGGGCCTTCTCGAAGTAGGCCTGGGCCGATGAAAGGTCACCCTCCGCCCAAGCCACCTTGCCCATCAGTAGGTGGGACTGGGCCTGGCGCGGCTCGAGCTCTAGGGCCCTGCGGGCCCAGGGTTTGGCCTTGCCGAGATCCCCCAGTTCCAGGGCCAACTCCACGGCCTGGCGCGCGACATAGGCCGAGCCCGGATCAAGAGACAGAGCCTGGTCATAGGCCTCGAGGGCTTGGGCTCCCTCGCCACGCCTCTCCAAAAGGATCGCGCGCAGATACTGCCGCTGCGCGGCCTGGGCCTTCTCGGAGGAAGGCTGGTCCGCCCCGGCCGGAAGGCGGCACAAGACCATGACGGCAGCCAGAAGCACGAATTTGGGTTTCAAGGAAGGGCCAAGTCCATTAGGATAGCGTCGGAACCGTCATTATAGAACTTTGCCCGGCGGCCCACAACCCTGAAGCCGAACCCGCGGTACAACCTCAAGGCCCGCTCGTTCTTCGCACTGGCCTCGAGACTTATCTTCTTCAAGCCACGGCCGCGGCACAACTCGATCAAATGGCCCAGGAGCAGACGCCCGAGCCCTTGCCCGGCCGCCTCCGGCGCCACGGCCAAGGTCGTGACCTGGGCCTCTGGCGGCAGGATCCAGAGCCCGGCGTAGCCCCGAACCAGCCCGCCAAGCTCCAAGACCACGAAATAGGAACGCTCGAAATCAAGCTCCCTCTGAAATTGCTCCCGGCTCCAGCCCGGCGTGGTGGGCCAGCGCTTCTCTATTTCGAAAAGGGCTTCGATGTCCTGGGGCCTGGCCGGCCTAACGCTTGGCTTCATAGCCGGCCGGCTTGAGGTAGAGAGGCTCGAATTTGGGGAGCTTCTTGGCGGAAAGATGAAATAGGGCGGGCTCCAGAAGGTCGCGGGCGCGGATCGGGAACTCGACCAGGACCCATCCCCCCTTCTGGAGGTCCCGGAAGGACTTCTCCCACTCTGGCCGGCGCAGCCACGCGGGCTCCCCGGCGGGGAGCGGGACGCCGCCTGAGCGCTGGAAAAGCTGGTGGAATTTTTCCTCCCGAAAGCCCGGCGCGACCGCGCAGAGGCGCTCCGCGCAGGATTTGAAGGCGATGGCCTCCAGGCGCGAAACCGCCACGGCCGGGATTCCCATTTGGGCCGCGGCCACTGCGGCATAGGCCATCCCGACGCGGATGCCCGTGAATCGCCCGGGGCCGCTCGCGACGGCGATGGCGTCCAAATTCTTCAACACAAGCCCGGCTTTCTTGAGGATCTTTTCGACGCTCGGGATCAGTATCTCGTCCTGGCCCAGACGGCAGGAGCGCTCCAAAGTCAAGATATCTTCCCCCGACTTGAGCGCGAGACTCAAGGCGTCCGCCGTCGTATTTATGGCGAGAAGATTCCGAACGTTCATTGCTCTCTTGCAATCCACTTGCATAAATTATGCAGTATGACTGCAAATAAGTCGACGGGCAGCACGACCTACCCTAAGGCCTTTTTTAAACTCCTTCAGGAGAAAGCTCGAGCGCGGCCCCAGCGAGCGCAGGGAAAGCCTGCGGCCCCTACCTCCCCGCTCGTGCGAGAACCGGATCTCGAGCCTGTCGGCCGGATAGTAGGCCAGCCCAGCCTCGGGCCACTCGATGACGCAGACCCCCTGAGGATCGCTCAAGCAATCCTCGATGCCGATGTCTCCAGTTTCCTTGGAACCCACCCGGTACAGATCCAGATGGTGGAGGTTCCATTTTTTCCCCTGATAAAGACGCATGAGGCCGAAGGTCGGGCTCATCACTCTGGCTCTGCAGCCCATACCCCGAGCCAGCCCCGAGGTAAAGGTGGTCTTTCCGCTTCCGAGGTCGCCGTAGAGACAGACCAAGTCGAGTCCGGCAAGAATACGGCCGAGGCGCAAGCCGAGGGCCTGAGTTTCCTCCGGAGTTGTGGACTTGAAAAAAACTCGCACCGCAAAAATATATCATTTACTCTGCTCTTTTTTGGCCAAATCCCGGAAGGCCTGGGGGAGGTAGGAAATCACGTCCTCGGCCGTCATGGCCCAGGCGGAAAGATCCTTCTCGGCCAAGTCCCCGGCCCGTCCATGCAGCCAGCAGCCCAGAGCCGCCGGCCAAAACGGCCCTTTTTCAGCGAAGCGCCCCGAGGCCAGGCTCTGGGCCCAAAGCCCCGCGATGAGCCCGGCCAAAACATCCCCCGAGCCGCCCTTGGCCAGGCCCGGCCCGCCGGTAGGGTTGCGATGGACCTTCACGCCGTCCGTAATCAGCGTCCCGCGCCCCTTGAGCACCACGACCCCGCCCCACCGGCGAACCAGCGCGCGCGCGGATTTTCCCCTGTCCCGGGACACGTCTTCGGTCCCGCGTCCGAGGCAGCGCGCCATTTCCCCTGGATGTGGCGTGAAGACATAGGGGCTGCCGCGCCGGCGCAGGAGCTCGCGCACGCCAGGGGCCTCCTGGACCGCCAAAAGTCCCAGGGCGTCGGCGTCCAAGACCGCAGGAAGGCGGATTTTCTCGAGAGCGAGGAGCAGGAACCGCGCCGTGTCGGGATGAAGCGAGATTCCCGGGCCGATCAGCATGACCGCCAAGCGCTTGCGCGCGCAAAATTCAGCCATAACCCCGGCGGCCTCGGGCTTCAGCGTCCCCTCGGCGTTTTCGGGAAGCCCCAAAGTCATCGCGCCGAGAACGCGCGGCGCAAGCCCCGCCTGAAGGCCTTCCGGCACCGCCAAGGTGACAAGACCCGCCCCGGATCGCAGCGCGGACTGGGCCGCCAGCCCTGCCGCGCCCGCCATGCCCCGAGACCCCGCCACGATGAGGACATGCCCGAAGACCCCCTTATGGTCGCCCGGCCTGCGCCTTATCAGCGCTTCTTTGGTGCCAGTCATTTACATTGTTAACTTACTTAACATCCTGGGAGGCCGCGGCGCCGCCCGCCGGTCCTGGAGGGACAGCTGCCACCAGCCGACGTCGTGCCATCGGCCCAATTTATAGCCGACCGAGTCATAGATTCCGACGGGCCGCATCCCCATGGATTCATGGAGAGCCACGTTGGCGGGGTTAGGAAGAGCGAGGCCGGCATACGCCGCGTACAACCCCTGCGCTCTCAGAATTTTGAACAACTCAACGTAAAGCCGGCGGCCTATGCCGATACCGCGACAGCCCTCCCGCACATAAACGGCCAAGTCCACGGCCCATTGATAGGCCGCGCGGTCGCGATGGCGACTGGCATAGGCATAGCCACGAATTTTCCCGGCTTCCTCTTCGACAAGCCATGGATACTGAGGAAGGATAGTGGAAATTCGCCGCTTCATTTCCGCCGCCGATGGCGGAGACACTTCGAAGGATATCGCCGTCTTGATGACTATCGGCGCGTAAATGGCGCGAATTTGCTGAGCGTCCAACTTGGTTGCAAGCCGTATGCGGCCCATTTGCGTATTTTAACTTATTCACAAAACCTCGCCGCGAAGTTCGGTGGACAAGTCTCACCCTGAAACAGCCTATCTTGTCTTTATGGCGGCGGCGAGGGCGTAATGTTCGCTATGGGAAAGAGAGAGCTTAAAGCCCCGGGCGGGCTTGCCCTTGATGAGAACCCCCGGCTTGCCGCGGGCGTCGCGGTCCACGGAAATGTCCTTGAGGCTCACCCCGTCCGTTCCCAAGGCCTTCCAGACCGCCTCCTTGGCCGCGAAGCGCACGGCGAAGTGCTGCCAGGGATTTTTCTTGGCCCGGCAATAGGAGATTTCCTCGCGCGTAAAAACGCGGGTCAGGAATCTCGGCGTGCGGCGGGCAAGCTTGCGTATGCGCTCGATCTCTACGATATCCACGCCCAGCTCAAATTTATTCAACGGTGACGCTCTTGGCCAGATTCCGGGGCTGGTCCACGTCGCAGCCGCGCAGGTCGGCGATGTGGTAGGCCAGAAGCTGCAGGGGAATGATGTTGACGATGGGCGACAATATTTCGGGAACCGCGGGCACGGTCAGGACATGGTCGGCGCCCTTGAGCTTGGGATCCCCCTCAGTCATGAGGGCGATGAGCTGGGCGCCGCGAGCCTTGACCTCCTCGAAGCTGCCGATCATCTTTTCGAAAAGCCGGGAGCGAGTGACGATGGCCACCACGGGCATCTCGCTATCTATGAGCGCGATGGGGCCGTGCTTGAGCTCGCCCGCGGCGTAGCCCTCGGCGTGGATGTAGGATATCTCCTTGAGCTTGAGGGCCCCCTCGAGGGCGATGGCGTAATTGACGTATCTCCCAATGAAGAGGAAATGGTCCTTCTGGCTGAACTTCTTGGCGATCTCCGCGATGGCGGGGTCGAGTTCCAGGGCCTTGCGGATGTAGCCGGGCACCTTGATGAGCTCATCGACGAAGGCCTTGCCCTCTGCATCGGAGAGCGCGCCGCGGACCATGGAGAAATGCAGGGCGAAAAGGATGAGGGCCGTGAGCTGCCCCGTGAAGGCCTTGGTCGAGGCCACGCCGAACTCCGGGCCGCAGTGGGTGTAGAGTTGAAAGTCCGCCGCCCGGGCGATGGAGGAGCCCACTGTGTTGCAGACCGCCAGGACCTTAGCGCCTTTTTCCTTGGAAAGCCGCACCGCAGCCAAGGTGTCGGCGGTCTCTCCGGACTGGCTCACCGCAATGACTAGGTCCTCGGGGCCCAAGGTGGTCTCGCGATAGCGAAACTCCGAGGCCGTCTCCACGTGCACGCCCACGCCGGCCAACTTCTCGATCCAGTATTTGCCGATCAAGCAGGAGTGATAGGCCGTGCCGCAGGCCACCATGAATATCTGGCGGACCTTCTTCAACGCCTCCAGGTCCATACCGAGCTCGCGCTCGAGCAGGCCCTCCCTCAGCGGGAAAAGGCGGCCGCGCATGGTGTCCTCGCAGGCCTTGGACTGCTCATAGATTTCCTTGAGCATGTAGTGCCGGTACCCGGCCTTCTCGGCCATGGCCCGGTCCCATTGGATATGGGTGGGGGTTTTCTCAATTTTCTTGCCCGAGAGGCTAAAGAAGGTGCAGCGGTCGGCCCGAAGCACCGCCATCTCCCCATCCTCGAGAAACACCGCCCGGCGCGTGTGGTCCATGAAGGCCGGCACGTCCGAGGCAAGGAAATTCTCCCCTTGGCCGAGCCCGATGATGAGCGGGGAGGCGGTCTTGGCCGCAATGATGACCTGGGGCGTCTGGGACCAAAGCACGGCCAAAGCATAGGCCCCGCGCACCTCGCCCAGGGCCAGGCGCACGGCCTCAAATAGCAGCGGTTCCCGCAAGTCGGGAACCGCTGCCAGGGTGGGTCCTTTTAAACTCCTGATCTTTTCCTCGATCAAATGGGCCACGACCTCGGTGTCGGTCTCGGACTCAAAAACGTGCCCGGCGGCGATGAGAAACTGCTTTAAGTCCAGGTAATTCTCGATGATCCCGTTGTGGATGACCACCAGGTCCTTGGAGCAGTCGGCGTGGGGATGGGCGTTCTCCTCGGAGGGCTTGCCGTGAGTGGCCCAGCGTGTGTGGCCCAGGGCCACAAAGCCCTTGAGCGGGGATTCCTTGACCACGGCCTCAAGGCTGGCGATTTTGCCGGGAGCCCGGCAGCGCAGGATCTCTCCGACGCCAGCCACCGCGACCCCGGCCGAGTCGTAGCCGCGGTACTCGAGCCTCTTCAAGCCCTCCATGAGGAAGGGCAAGGCCTGCTTATTGCCCGCGTACCCGACGATCCCGCACATCGGGGACAGTATACCTAATTCGGTGACAGTTACTTAATTCCCCGAGTGTCTAAGAACGGAGGAACTTGAGCAATTCCGAGACCATACCACCAGCGGCCGACCGCTGGGCGATGATGGGTTCGTATCGAAACTGGAAAACGCGCTCGGCAGACCTTTCAAAAAGGGCAAACCCGGGCCAAAGTCAATCCAAGGACCCGTTTCGGTAATTCGGTAACTGTCACCGAATTACGAAATCAGGTTTTTCATCTCGGAGACGGCGGACTTGAGCCCGACGAAGACGGCGCGGGCGATGATGGAGAAGCCAATATTCAAGGCCGAGAGGTGGGGAATGCGGGCCACGGCTTCCACGTTGTGGTAGTCGAGGCCGTGCCCGGCGTGGAGGCTCAAGCCCAGCTCCTGGGCCAGATACCCGGCCAGTTCCAACCGCTCGAGCTCGTCCTGGACCTTGCCCCGGCCGCGGGCCTGGCAATAGGACGTGGTGCAGAGCTCCACGGTGTCTGCGCCCAACTTTTTGGCCGCGCGCACGCTGCCGGCCTCGGGGTCGATGAAAAGGCTCACCTCGATGCCGGCCTTCTTGAGGGCGGCGATGGCCTTGCCCAACCGCCTTTGCTCCGCCTCCAGGTTCAGGCCGCCCTCCGTGGTAATCTCGCGCGGGCGCTCCGGCACCAGGCAGACGGAATCGGGCTTGGCCTTGAGCGCGATGGCCGTCATCTCCGGAACGCTGGACAGCTCGAGGTGGATGTCGCCCTTCAGGCGGCAAAGTTTCATCAAGTCCTCATCCTGGACATGGCGTCGGTCCTGGCGCAGGTGCGCCACGATCATGTCCGCGCCGGATCGCAGGCAGACCAAAGCGGCGGCGACAGGATCGGGATCGATGTCGCGGCGCGCCTGCCTCAAGGTGGCGATGTGGTCTATGTTGACGCCCAATTTCACGCGATTGCCCATTTTCATCTTGGATTCCCCTTGCTTCCTGTTTCCTGCGCGTACGTCTGCGCCAAATCTTTGGCCATGGACTTGATCCGGGGCTGGCTC
The window above is part of the Elusimicrobiota bacterium genome. Proteins encoded here:
- a CDS encoding 50S ribosomal protein L25; the encoded protein is MEELKLVVEKRDGKNTKGELSTLRAAAKIPAVIYGGDKPPVQVALSEKELLAARKKGGVNAILHLQLGKAQETVIVKELQRHPVTERLVHADFQRILLTQEIEAKVPLQIMGEAPGVKNSGGILQHELRVLSVKALPTHIPQFIEVDVTGLELNQAVHVKDLKVGSDLKILDDAEHIVVHVTQVKEEVAAVAAPAAGEEAAATAAEPELSATKGKKDEEGKPLPKAAASAAPEKGKEPAKKEGAK
- a CDS encoding ribose-phosphate pyrophosphokinase; amino-acid sequence: MKHNSAASLAAPSKTSRQLKIFSGNANRPLAEDIGRYLGAECGKAHVGRFADGEINVQIDENVRGFDCYVLQPTCRPVNENLMELLIMIDALRRASAGRITAVIPYFGYARADRKTAPRVPISSKLVANLITTSGANRVITMDLHASQIQGFFDIPVDHLFAAPVFLDYIRKKKLASLVIVSPDVGGVERARAFAKRLNAHLVIIDKRRPRPNEASVYNIIGNVKGKNCVILDDMVDTGGTLTKVAGKIREAGALKVYAACVHGVLSGAARDLVEQSALEEMILTDSIPVHHLEGGKIKVLSIASLMGEAILRNHQGKSISALFV
- the glmU gene encoding bifunctional UDP-N-acetylglucosamine diphosphorylase/glucosamine-1-phosphate N-acetyltransferase GlmU: MSQPLKNAKSLAVLVLAAGEGTRMESTIPKVLHQVGGRPMLFYVLRVANALKPTAIGVVVGHEAERVKVAVAEISKDTGIHRPISFIHQKKALGSGNAVLEAVGFLRKFKTIVVLCGDTPLLTYESLYGLVRSHEEQKGQVTLLTAKLASPKGYGRVVRGPLGDVQRIVEESVASHKELGISEVNSGAYCFELDSLLAGIKLIGPKGPKKEHFLTDIMELIRGKGGKINAYLSQTSEEVLGVNSRVQLAQAERVMNRRLLERLMLSGVTVLDPASTHVDADVEVGQDTIIHPFTILQGKTRIGKHCRVGPFCYIEHAQIGNESEIRLSQLVNCRILEKTTVGPYSNIRPDSVVGPRARIGNFTEIKASRVGFGSKVNHLSYIGDAEIHEDVNIGAGTITCNYDGKLKHKTTIAAKAFVGSNVNLVAPVKVGRGARIGAGSTITEDVPDAALAIARARQVNKT
- the spoVG gene encoding septation regulator SpoVG; the encoded protein is MEITEIRVHLRNEDKLKAFATVTFDNCFVVRNMKIIEGNKGLILCMPSRKLSDGSYKDIAHPINMEFRKLLEDKVMACYEAEIKKEAPSAKSCEPF
- the ispE gene encoding 4-(cytidine 5'-diphospho)-2-C-methyl-D-erythritol kinase, giving the protein MKVQCPAKINLFLEVTGKRSDGYHRLATLFAKINLYDVLDLSIGPRPGIELTVEGDRNVTGGAVSAGPENLVWRAAQAFLRAFRVGRGVKIHLVKRIPVGAGLGGGSSDAAGTLLGLAKLFEIKLDARKKARLRALGARLGADVPFFLHPAPFCLGTGIGDRLKPIRVAGPLPYMVLVYPEVGISTAESYKALPKPSRCDVLTRLSHLDKLIGSLKRERPLQDWESLLFNRLEQAAVPALSHVERARRILSRLGARGVRMSGSGSSVFGFVSSHEEGARLLKRLQGYPWKVFLTCCNG
- a CDS encoding tetratricopeptide repeat protein gives rise to the protein MKPKFVLLAAVMVLCRLPAGADQPSSEKAQAAQRQYLRAILLERRGEGAQALEAYDQALSLDPGSAYVARQAVELALELGDLGKAKPWARRALELEPRQAQSHLLMGKVAWAEGDLSSAQAYFEKALKLDPKSSDSIFSLGSLIAAKDPKKAKGLLETFLKQNPAQAPEAHFEIAKIELGVGRIPQAEEHLRTAISLDPDIDSIPMRYALAHAYEASKSTDSALAQYQAILKFEPQNVGLIDHVGQLYFLKGDWAQAKVRFEAAKALEPGDPLANHWLALEAERRGDYAQAISCVKASKALKDDSSLVLRLGYYLTQAGRLKEAVAELEQALARWPNNDQVAYFLALGLIDVKEESKAARMLGKVLELKPDFREARYQLGMLLERSGDVARAEQQFRILLESKPDDAFALNYLGYSLADRGLRLEEAEALVAQAARLEPQSGAYLDSLGWVHFKQGRLQQSLGELLQALEKLPQDENIWEHLGAVYSALGQKPSAWFTFKKAQLHGAARAGDRAEAIGKGFSPEELGGFYLDYLSRAQGGLSRLSALCAFEVRAGRKAFSYKGIITFSGGQDLSLDLLGPLYIPLFRIRAGRDSFSMDPLNLEGVRSEEVLDAASQTFDLMRDYLSGALFQERPARYHKGWRRREVETAGHVLVLDSAGARAVSVKPKEGRYELSLDEFDFVRGRLVPRRLTVRGQGLSMSLSWESANIEHESPMPR
- the rimI gene encoding ribosomal protein S18-alanine N-acetyltransferase; protein product: MKPSVRPARPQDIEALFEIEKRWPTTPGWSREQFQRELDFERSYFVVLELGGLVRGYAGLWILPPEAQVTTLAVAPEAAGQGLGRLLLGHLIELCRGRGLKKISLEASAKNERALRLYRGFGFRVVGRRAKFYNDGSDAILMDLALP